From the genome of Melopsittacus undulatus isolate bMelUnd1 chromosome 18, bMelUnd1.mat.Z, whole genome shotgun sequence:
AAAGCACCACAAGGGTTTTGTGCCACCACGAATCCCAATGTCACGAGGACCCTGCACCGGCTGCCCCATGGTGTGGGCTGCTCGGCTGGGGTTTGGAGGGAGATGGAGCATGGCCAGGTTGGGTGAGCTCGTTTCGGTCCCACCAAAACCCCTGGCATGGAGCgcagggcagggatggtgtTTGGAACAGGAGGAACAAGGTGTGAGGAAGCCTAAGGAACAATCATAGGCTCAGAGCAGGATCAGCACCATCAGAGCCCAGTGAGACCCAACCCAAGCCCAGTGGTGCTGGGTACCAGGCAATGCCTGTGCCTCCGCCGGCAGGAGCCGCTCGTAGGTGTTGAAGATCCCGGCATCCGAAATGATGATGGGAGCAAAGATGTTCACCAGATCCTGACCCTTCCTCACGCTCACACctggaagagagggaggaatgGATCAGAGCAAtgccacagcagggagcagcctcGGGGGCCCCATCCCATGCTGACCACAGGCTTTGCCCTGGGAGTCCAGCAGGATGCTCTGCACCGGTGCCCTTCCGAACACGTCGCCTCCAGCTTTCCGGATGACAGGAATGGTGTGGAAGGCGATTTCACCAGCCCCTCCTTTGGGATACCAGGCGCCACACAGGAAATGGTCCACCAGGATGCTGTGCATGGAGAAGCTGGCCTTGGAGGGCACCACGCCTGGAGAACGGGGTGGGAAGGGTCAGGTGAGGTTGGGGGTTTGTGGCTCATCCTAAAGGCTGAGGAACAGCatgggtgtggggcagggaagggcggatgtgggatgtggggacAGGGAGAGGGCAGCGTGCCATTCACCTACCATAGGTGGGGAAGATGTAGCTGAGCACGGCCCTGAGCTCACGGTTGGGTGTCAGTGTGGCCACCACGTCCTGCAGGCTGTGGGATGCCAGGCGGGCGAaggggcagagccagggcagcagcCGCGAGCGGCACAGCAGCGATGCCAGCGCCGGTGGCACCAGcttcagcagcaccagcagcagggccCCTCTGCTGGCACCCTGTGGGGGAGCATCCGGATCAGGGccctgagcatcctgctctggGTGCAGGGCACTGGGGCTCTGAGGTCCCTGCCAACCCAACCCCGGCTGGGATCCCAGGGTCTATCCCATTCACTGTTGGCTGGAGGAGACAACAGCATCCCAGGCTGCTGTGGGTACAGGGAGCGCTTCCTACCCCATAGAGCTCCCTGTGGTGTGGGTCTCAAGGCACAGTTAACACTGCTTCAGCACTGGTTTGATAACTACAATCACCCcatagggaagagctggagcatcaccccatggaggtgctggagctCACCCCATGGCACCATGAGCATCCTCAGGGCAGGGAGTTCAAACTGCAGGGGTCTGAGGCAGAAAGGGGAGATGGGGCTTGGCAGGGGCAGCTTGTGCCACACCAGTGCCCATAGCCGAGTGCTGGGGGGCAACCGGAGCCAAACCCAGCCCCCAAGTGAAGGCAAAGCCCCTTTACCTTCACCAAGCGCTCGAACTCCTCAATAGCAGCCTCCTCCCCAGGAAACTGCTGCTTCAAGCCTTGGAAGTAGCTCTCCCGGCCGGAATGGAGCCGGTAGGTCCTGGTGCTGCCCGGCTCCCCCAGGAGCACCGCATCGAACACCGGCGGCAGTGGGACCCATTCCAGCTGCCCCTCCGTCAGCTGGTCCACCAGGAAGCGCAGGCTGGAGCCCTCCTGCATCCGCCCCACGTAGTGGATACCTGTGAGATGTGGGTGCCCTTTGTTTTAGGGGGGGTCCATTGTTTTCACCCCCCCGGGATGCACAAGGACCCTCCTATTTTTCCAtgtggaagggaaagggaagggttGGGAAACCCCCTCCTGCTTTAGGTCAATGGGGAGTGCTCAGTGCCAGGGTTTTCTGCAGCTCTTGGGGATGCTGTTCAgtgttgctgcttttcctgcccaCATTGCTGTAAATCATTAATCCCGACCATCAGTGAGGCAGAGCTGGACTTTGTCCTGCCGGAAAGGCTTTGTCAAGGGAAGATGCCCTCAGGTGATACCCTGGGACACGGCTGACcacacaggatgcccagagcagctgtggctgccccatccccaccagtgctcaaggacaggttggacacgggcttggagcagctgctccaggggaaggggttgggattggagctgaaggagctttaaggtcccttccacccaccCCAGTCTATAGGGAGCTGTGCAGAACTGGGCTGGGCCCATCGGGTGTCACGAGGAGCTGTGGTTTGGGGTGCGAGCAGCCGCTCCCTGCCCTCTGGCAGGAGGCTTTTGGGGTGTGGAGCCTGTGGGGTATTGAGTGCTCAGGTGGAAAAACACTTGTATAACccaggctgggaggagggggGTGAACACGGGGCTATGGATGCAATCCTCACCACGAGGATATGGATGCAATCCTCACCACGAGGATATGGATGCAATCCCTACCACGGGGCCATGGATGCAATCCCTACCACAGGGCTATGGGTGCCATCCCCACCACGGGGCTATGGGTGCGATCCCCACTGCAGGGCTATGGATGCAATCCTCACCACAGGGCTATGGATGCCATCCCCATCACAGGGCTATGGATGTGATCCCCACCACGAGACTATGGATGCAATCCCCACCACGGGGCTATGGGTGCCATCCCCATCAAAGGGCTATGCATGTGATCCCCACCACAGGGCTATGGATGCAATCCCCACCATGGGGCCATGGATGCCATCCTCATCATAAGGCTATGGATGTGATCCCCACCACGGTGCCATGGATGCCATCCCCACCATGGGACCACAGATGCCATCCCCACCATGGGGCCACGGATGCCATCCCCACCACGGTGCTATGGATGCCATCCCCACCACGGTGCTATGGATGCAATCCCCACCACGGTGCTATGGATGCAATCCCCACCACGGTGCCACGGATGCCATCCCCACCACGGTGCCACGGATGCCATCCCCACCATGGTGCCACAGATACCATCCCCACCACGGTGCCACAGATACCATCCCCACCACGGTGCCACGGATGCCATCCCCACCATGGGACCACGGATGCCATCCCCACCACGGTGCCATGGATGCCATCCCCACCATGGGACCACGGATGCCATCCCCACCATGGTGCCACAGATGCCATCCCCACCATGGGGCCACAGATGCCATCCCCACCATGGGACCACAGATGCCATCCCCACCACGGGGCCGTACCGGTGTCAAACTCGAAGCCCTTCTCAGTGAAGGTGTGGCAGCAGCCGCCCAGCTTCCcgtgctgctccagcaccagcaccctcCTGCCTGCCTTGGCCAGCAGTGCCGCGGCTCCCAGGCCCCCGATGCCGCTGCCCACCACGATGGCATCGAGCTGCTCCGGCACCTTGTCTGCAGAGAAAactggggggggcacaggacacacacacatgggggCAGCTTCATCACCCCACGGTGTGCACAGGGTACCcgggggtgatggggggtgatggagcCGCTGTGCTGGGGGTGATGCTGGTCCAGggggtgatgctgtgctgggaggtGGGGGGTCCCATAAGGGATTGGGGGTCCCACTGGGGAATGGGGGGATGTACTAAGGGAGGGGGGGTTCCCACCAGGGGATGCAGGGTCCGACTGGGGTGTTAGGGACATCCCACTGGGCACTGAGGGGTCCGACTGGGGGGTCCAATTGGGGACTGGGAGGTCCCACAGGGTGATTGGAGGTCCTGTGGGGGGGTGCCACCGTGGAATGGGGATCCCATTGATGTATTTGGGGGGGTCGCACTGGGGATTTGGGGGTCATGCTGGGGTTGGGGGGTTCCATTGGGATATTGGGAGAGGGTCCCACTGGGAGACTGGGGGGGTTGTAGGGGGGGATGGGGGCTCCCAGGGGGGATGCAGGGTCCAACAGGGGGGTTAGAGAGGTCCCGCTGGGCACTGAGGGGTCCCATTGGGTATTGGGGTGTCCCACGGGGGGATGTTGAGGTCCCACCAGGGGTCCCATTGGACACTGCGGGTCCCACAGGAGAGTGGaggtcctatgggggggggagggggaggtgtGGAATGGAGGATCCCAGCGGGGTACTGGGGGGGGTCCCTCTGGGGGACTCGGGGGGGGTCCCACTGGAGGATGGGGGGGTCGCACGGGGTTAGTGGAGGGGTCCCACTGGGGGGCTCGGGGGGTCCCACAGGAGGATGCGGGGGTCGCAACCGGTTACCGGAggggtcccattgggggggTCCCACTGGAGGATGGGGGGGTCGCACCGGGTTAGTGGAggggtcccattgggggggTCGGGGGGTCCCACAGGAGGATGAGGGGGTCACACCGGGTTATTGGGGGGTTCTCACTGGGGGGGGTCGGGGGGTCCCACTGGAGGATACGGGGGTCGCACCGGGTCATTGAGGGGTCCCTGGGGGGGGTTCCCGTTACCCGTCTTCACGACGCTCCTGCGCAGCGCCTTGTCGGTGACGAGCGGGGCCGGCGGGCGCCGGGCATCGGCAGCGAAGGGGCTGGAGCCGGCGGGGCGCAGCAGGAGCCGGgcgaggaagaggagggggatgaggatgaggaaggcGACGCCGAGCAGCGCgtgcagccccatggcaccgGGACCTGGCACCGGGACCTGGCACCGGGACCCGGCTCCGCCCCgcggggggtgggagggaggcaCCGAGCACCGGCACCGGCCATGGAGCGTGGGGAGCGCCGCCTTCCGCGGGGATTGACCCTGCGCGGCCGCCGTACCGCGGTGCatgctgggagttgtagtcctGAGGGGGGGCACAGCCGGGGGGGGTTGCCTACAGCTCCCGGCATGCACCGCGCggcgccggggccggggccggggcctgTGCTCCCGTCGGTGCCGCCGCCGGTCCCGTTCCCTCTCCCGCAGGCCATGAACGGAGGCCTCGGGGGTTCGGAGCCGCTGCCCCCGCCGGGCAGGTCCCTCCCCGTGCGTGTGCCCCGGCCCGCTGGCAGCGGGAGCCGCTCCGGTGCCTGACGCCGGTCCCCGTGTGTCCCCCCCACAGAACGGGCGCTGGCGCAGGGAGCGGGGCCGCCCGCGGGGGTCGGTGAGTGTCGGGGCCGGGTCCCGGTGGGTCCGGTTGGGTCCCGGGGATGATGAGTGTCGGTTCCGGTGCCGGATCCCGGTGGGTCCGGTTGGATCAGGAATGGGTcgggatgaagggagcttaaagcccTTCCCTTGCCACTGATGTCGTCCCTGTGGTGGGGGAGCTCTGAGGTCCCCTCATCCCGAACCATTCCATGGAGCTTCCAAAGGGAACCTCGCAGCCCCTCAGCTGGGGTTCATCCTGCGCTGGGAGAAGGGAGCGGATCCCCCCATGGGGCTCTGACggctcctcccttccttccttagGGATCAGTGAGGAGCTGCAGCGAGCACGGGAGGAATGGGAGGCTGTGGAACAGATCCAGACAGGTACAgctgcactgggatgggggagaCTGGGAGGGGGTAACTGGGAGAGGGGGGAGCCTGGGGAAGagcccagtgcctgcagggGGGGGACTCCCCAGGTCCTCACCCTCCTGCTGGGAGCAAACTGGGGATCCTGGAGTCAGCAGGGTTGGAACCCTCAgcatcatccagtccaacccttaacccacccctgccccatggcactgaggggggtgaacccttgcagggccggtgcctgcagccctgccctgggcagcctgttccaatgcctgagcaccctgtggggcaggaattgttcctcagctccatctaaacctgccctggtgcagcttgaggctggttcctcttgtcccatcccttgttccttgggagcagagcccagcccctcctggctccatcctcctgcaggcacttggaggagccatcaggtcccccctgagccccCTCCGCCGCTCccttcccattgggaatgctggGATGGAGGAGCCGGGGGTGACCCCATTCTCTGcccccccatagggacaccagCAGTACCCGTAGCCCCCATCTCCTTCCGGGAAGCTCTGCTCTTCTTCGAGACAGCCGCATGCAGGGTAGGGGCCGGGCCCCCCCTCGGGGGCACCATGAGTAGGTAGGAGGGGGGGGAGGCAGCTCCCCCCTTCCCGCAGCTCCTTCCCACGGGATCACCCCCATTCCCGTGCCCCATTCCCGTTCTCTCCCTGCAGAGGGAGCTGTGCCCCCCCCGGCGCAGGCAGGGCCTGGCTGCTCTGCTCCGATGCCTCTTCGGGCCCCCCCGGCTCCAGCCGCAGCTGCagggggagcaggagctggcgCTGGCCATGGCGCAGTGTGAGTGCCTGCGGGGGACACGGTcctgcccttccctcctccatccTGCGGGATGAGTGCGCCCGGGATGCGCTCCCGGTACCGGCATCCCTGCTTGGgtaccagcatccctgctcgGGCACTGGCATCCCTGCTTGGGTACCGCATCCCTGCTTGGGTACCGCATCCCTGCTTGGGTACCGGCATCCCTGCTTGGGTACCGCATCCCTGCATGGGCACCGGCATCCCTGCTTGGGTACCGGCATCCCTGCTTGGGTACCGCATCCCTGCTTGGGTACCGGCATCCCTGCTTGGGCACCGGCATCCCTGCTTGGGCACTGGCATCCCTGCTTGGGTACCGGCATCCCTGCTTGGGTACCGGCGCTGCCTTCCCCCCGCTGCTGGGGGGTGGCTCTGTGTTGGTGCCAAGGGATGGGGGTCGGGTGCTGAGCGTCAGGGTTTGGGTGCTGAGAGATGCTTTTGGGTGCTGAGACCTGGGTTTGGGTGCcaaggtttgggtttgggtgctGGGAGTTGGGTTTGGGTGGCAAGGAATAGGTTTGGGATGGCaagggatggggtttgggtgATAGGAGTTGGTTTTGGGTGCTGAGAAGTGGGTTTGGGTGCTAAGGAATGGGTTTGGGATGGCaagggatggggtttgggttATAGGAGTTGGATTTGGGTGCCTGTGGGTGATCTTTGACTGGTTTTGGGTGCTGAGGGGCAGCTCTTTGGGTGCTGAGGGCAGGTTTTGGGTGCCAAGAGGTGGTTTTGGGTGCTGAGGGTCATTTCTCTCCACCAGGTGCTTTGGATGACAATGAGAGCGTGCACATGAGGATCCTGCAGACCATCTACAAGAAGCTCACCCGCTCCCACCTGGGCTGCCCGCGCTATGGGGCGCACTGGGAAGAGCTTGGGTTTCAAGGTAGGGCCGAGGGAGGGAGCTCAGGAGCtccctgtgctggcagggaTCCCACTGGTGCCATTCCCTGCTCCGGAGGTGGGATGTAGATACAGGGTAAAGGGCTTGGTGCTggttctccctccttcccagctgcttcccagggTGATTCCATAGGATCCCAGcttgctttgggttggaagggaccttaaagctcctccagctccaacccctttcactggagcagctgctccaagcccctgtgtccaacctggccttgagcactgccagggatggggcagccacagcttctctgggcaccctgtgccagcgcctcagcaccctcacagggaacagcttctgcctcagagctcagctcagtctcccctctcttgggcaggttcaagccattccccttggcctgtccctacatcccttgtcccaagcccctctccaggtttcctgcagcccctttaggcactggagctgctctggggtctccccttcaggagcctccTCTTGTCCAGGCTcaaccccccccatccctcagctgttcctcagcaCATTcatgctccaggcccttcaccagctccatggTGTCCTTAATGCTCTTCATTAGGGCTAATGAGCCGTGTCCCATTGCCAGGGCCAGGCCAGGGCTGTGTCCCTGAGCTGGCCTCACCTGGGTAAGGAAAACAAGGGCATTAAGAGCCCCAGGTGATTAAAGGGGTCACACACAGGCACCTTCTGCTTGACTCCATAGACAAAGCCCAACCCCAGCAGCTCCTAGGGCTCACACCTGGCTTTGGGTGACACTTGAGAGCCTTGGGGTAGGTTGAGCTTAAAGCTGCTCATTCCTGAAGCAGGGTTGGGAAAGGGCCCTCGGGTGGGGGAGCAACAGGGAGGAGGTGACAGCACCAGTGTGGGAGCCTCCTCAAAACCCTGCCCTA
Proteins encoded in this window:
- the RETSAT gene encoding all-trans-retinol 13,14-reductase isoform X1, giving the protein MGLHALLGVAFLILIPLLFLARLLLRPAGSSPFAADARRPPAPLVTDKALRRSVVKTVFSADKVPEQLDAIVVGSGIGGLGAAALLAKAGRRVLVLEQHGKLGGCCHTFTEKGFEFDTGIHYVGRMQEGSSLRFLVDQLTEGQLEWVPLPPVFDAVLLGEPGSTRTYRLHSGRESYFQGLKQQFPGEEAAIEEFERLVKGASRGALLLVLLKLVPPALASLLCRSRLLPWLCPFARLASHSLQDVVATLTPNRELRAVLSYIFPTYGVVPSKASFSMHSILVDHFLCGAWYPKGGAGEIAFHTIPVIRKAGGDVFGRAPVQSILLDSQGKACGVSVRKGQDLVNIFAPIIISDAGIFNTYERLLPAEAQALPEIQSQLRMVTHGEGGFTIFVGLNGSNEELGLEPTNYYIYQGHDLDEMMRHYLSSAREEAAKSIPMLFVSCPSSKDPTWDMRHPGKSTLVVVTFARYEWFEEWEDKQVHKRGDDYEELKQSFVDTIMRTVFKLYPRIEHRIEYLSSGTPLTNQHYIASPRGEFYGVNHDMTRLQAEAIAAVRAQTPVPNLYLTGQDLCLGGFAGALQGAVVCASSVLGRNLYLDMELLKWRTGGTSTRKRD
- the RETSAT gene encoding all-trans-retinol 13,14-reductase isoform X2; its protein translation is MGLHALLGVAFLILIPLLFLARLLLRPAGSSPFAADARRPPAPLVTDKALRRSVVKTVFSADKVPEQLDAIVVGSGIGGLGAAALLAKAGRRVLVLEQHGKLGGCCHTFTEKGFEFDTGIHYVGRMQEGSSLRFLVDQLTEGQLEWVPLPPVFDAVLLGEPGSTRTYRLHSGRESYFQGLKQQFPGEEAAIEEFERLVKGASRGALLLVLLKLVPPALASLLCRSRLLPWLCPFARLASHSLQDVVATLTPNRELRAVLSYIFPTYGVVPSKASFSMHSILVDHFLCGAWYPKGGAGEIAFHTIPVIRKAGGDVFGRAPVQSILLDSQGKACGQCEREEGSGSGEHLCSHHHFGCRDLQHLRAAPAGGGTGIAWMRHYLSSAREEAAKSIPMLFVSCPSSKDPTWDMRHPGKSTLVVVTFARYEWFEEWEDKQVHKRGDDYEELKQSFVDTIMRTVFKLYPRIEHRIEYLSSGTPLTNQHYIASPRGEFYGVNHDMTRLQAEAIAAVRAQTPVPNLYLTGQDLCLGGFAGALQGAVVCASSVLGRNLYLDMELLKWRTGGTSTRKRD
- the ELMOD3 gene encoding ELMO domain-containing protein 3, with the translated sequence MERGERRLPRGLTLRGRRTAASGVRSRCPRRAERALAQGAGPPAGVGISEELQRAREEWEAVEQIQTGTPAVPVAPISFREALLFFETAACRRELCPPRRRQGLAALLRCLFGPPRLQPQLQGEQELALAMAQCALDDNESVHMRILQTIYKKLTRSHLGCPRYGAHWEELGFQGADPGTDLRGTGMLALMQLLFFVMDPRMLPLALAIFKLSQHETQGFPFGIMSVNMTRIVLQALREERLSRECNRRQEVIAVLNDLYAAAFLRLYRVWKGQHKSITDSCILLKELELATKRKPKQLLKSLEAFVNRSPTAEGPDPPSPPSPSSRELGFTDLCALEGEPQLG